The DNA region TTACTTTCGCACGTATGGTGTGCTATGCAAGCTTTCCGTGAAGAGCCAACATTAAGGGGATATTACCACCCTGATTACATATTTGCAAATACTTGTGAAACAGAATCTTTACAGATACAAAATACGCGACCAATAAATTACATGATAACGTCAAGTCCCTGGAAAGTCCAAGATAATATAGATTGGAGTCCGAATAGAGTAAGATGTCGTGGTCAACGAAGAAAACACGAGAAGAAAAAACTAGAAATACCAGTTGCTTGGACCTTACCTTCGAATTAGAGAATCAATGAGTTgtggttttattttattttatcaatatgatgtatatatgtacttcaTTAGCGAAGAGATGAACGTACATTTTCAGAAACGCGCTCAAGTAACGACACTGCTATTATCAatagatttttttaaaaaagatcAACTAACTCACTAAGCAGtgcaaaaaattgaaaatatttgtaaataatgcGATATTAGTaaagaatatttgtaaaaaaaagaggaaaataaaaaaaagacagaaagaaTTCATCGTGTTAAATATGGatcgtttattttgaaagtgGTGTAGTCCATTTTTTGGTTGTTTCGAGAAAATTAGAGGTTAGCATATTAGTCAATTCAAAAATATAGATTAATTATGTCAAGTCTGGCAATGTTTTTACTAATTTATCGACATGTAatttgattatataaatttcattcaggcgaatttaactaaaataatatttatttacagacCGTCAATGGACTTACACCATTTTCATAATTAGTCAATTATAAAgatcatttaatttcaattgtgaaaaattaaatatcacttaaaatatattttgtattaatcctattttgtttataaataataacaaaaaagaaaataggagtaatattttttattttggacgttaattatatttatatattgttaaacttaacataaaatattgatattatttatttatgcttTTTATGTTGTAGTGTTTCGAAATATTCATGATACACAGAAGGTATATAAGGTAATAACTGCTTCATATCCTTATATTTTTCGTATGTAATAGGTCTGACATCGTTATACAAAGGCGTCAGGGCGGTTCTTTTAAATTTTAGCTGTCTTCCCTGACATGTAGGTGATAAATCTAATGTCTTAAAGTCTGTGTCCtccatcgatattttatataaaacagtaTACGGTGCACTTTTGCAAAACCTCATCCAATATATTTTCAGTCAGTTTATCTTTTCTTCGTTAGTATCTTTTCTTATTCGTTTTTGAATTgcgttttgtagattttttgttgaaatgaaattctctcgtttcatttcgtgtaaaataaatcttttattttgtcTACACTGTTTTATAACATCATAATAATCCTGTGGTGCGtacaaaaaattcttttttcgtaCTGGTCCGCCACCTATGTCTATGGAAATTGGACTTTCATAATTAATCGCTACGTAATTTCTTTTATTGGCCAATTTTAAATTGAACAAAACATtggcattttttaaaatattaaatattaactagttataaataaaaagtttacACTAAATTAATCACAAATTATGTGATATCTCATTTTTTTACCAAAATGGACTTATATCACTTTCAAAATAAACGGTCCATATATAGTATACCtaaatatgtacaaaatttGTCAACTGTTTATGTGATATTTGCTCATTtactataaaaagaaaaacacgacAAAATTTGTTTtcggtataaaaaatattacttcaaTGGTATAAAAAGAACGGCTTTTGTTTACGCAAAGTGTTCAACTTTATTGCTTATTGTTAGTTATGGTGTATCATTGCTGTAGTAAATGTctgatatgataaaatattactaGTTTATTGGTATAGAAAGAAAGATTCTTGATTACATAAAACGTTCAATCTCATTTTTGAGTTACGTCGTCTCATTGCTGTACTAAACGAGTGGTATGTGATAAAATATCACTATCTGCTATTACTATTTGCTTATATAAAACGGTAAACCTTAGTTTTAAGTTATGTCATATCATCGTTGCAACAAATGAGGGATGCGCGATTTGTTGTAGAATTTTTCGAATCATAATCATAATTATGAATAGTAAATAATAGCAatcaaaaaatacatttatttttttcacgTCGCAATAAAGAGACAAATGTAGAAGTTTATGCTAACATTTGCCGTACGtgtcatatattttatactcctattcataatatatattttgtcattcatatatgtataagtgTATACGCACacgttttattttaaacaatcatatatttatagtttttcatcatcttcttatttatttcagAAACAATATTTAACGATGTACACACTTACTTTAACACACgtagttacaaaatatttttcaggtACGCTGAATCTCGTTAGTCGCGAGAACACGTCAATGTAACATAATAGCCAGATGTGTCTTTCATTCTCGCTCGTTAACGTGTGTTCGATGTAAATGTATCTACACAGTTGTTCGACTTATCATTCGTTTCGAACTTGGACTAgacagaagaagagaaaggaaagataTTAACTaccgaaaaatttgaaatactaTTAAGACTGTACAAAATTTCGTTCTCTCACTATATTTTCTCTTGTTCTTTTACTGTTTATAATATCCctttgttatacattatactcaATATCGCATAATCTGATAAAGcgtgataaaagaaaatataattaaggaAGATTATTCTTTGcttaagaaaagaatattttcattccTAAAACATTAATAAGAAATATCGGTTTATAGAAAAAAACGAACTATATTGCACTTAGAGGTCTAATATTCCATAAACGAGTAGACGGAAtgactttttttaaattaatggaAAATCTAGCGAGTATAATAAAGTAGATAGTCATGAATATAAACGACACGGATACATGTTTTATGGTTTAAGCTTAACGAATTACTTATGTATACAATGCACAAAACTTATCTGCATGTATCTAATATGTATCTCATGCATATTCTATTCAAGCTGTAAAAATCGACGTGTGTTGATTTTTACGCGAATTACATtaagtcgaaaatattttcaaccGCTCTTTAGGTTTACCAATTTCTCctttttcatttgcaattttcatccgtctttcttctctttcccttcTGACAAATTCAGGATCGTTCCAGTACTGAACTTCTCCGCTTGCATACAGTACAAAAATCAGATTAGTCAAGACGAAAACAACAAAAACAATCCAAAATACAAGTCTCCATTGGGCAAGTGTCTGATTCGGAGTTAATTCACTAACGATATACGGTGTCAAAATACCGGTAAAAGCTCCTATTCCGTTCACTAGAGCCATTAAGGTGCCAGAATAGTTTGGACTGAGATCTAGAGCATTCACCTTCATTCCCGGATAAAATGTACCTAGcgtaggaaaaagaaagaaatagagttTATAATCAAATGGGAatagaaatttccaaattatgTCGAAAGAGAGAAATTGAAGAGTTCACAACAAAAACGATCATTTTCCATGTTTATCTTTTTCTAGAAAAGTggattttaacattttaaattcCTGTTTgatacatttgaatttttattaacgaAATATTCATCATATTACAGTATTATATGATTGAACCtctcgagaagcaaactgattAATTTCATCTGTCAGTATCTAATcccttaattttattacataaacaCGCGGTTAATATTCAATTCTCaagaaacaaattttgaaagataacataaataataataagttttGAGGTAAATTTAAAAAGCAGTATTTATAAAATCACCACTTTTCcgtacttttcaatttataaagTTGATCAATGTGGTTTCTGAACGGCCCAATTATTCTATGCATGTGTCTAGTTAATCTTAGATTAATTAGATTAATCGTGaacaaattacatttttaagcCCGATTTCCATGATATCGATTGCACAATATTACGAGTTTCAATTCTGATTACTCGAATGTgttatcatttaaaaaatgaaaaatgttgatAAGAACCGTTTTTGTTGTTATCTAACgtattctatatatgtatacatacccATTAATGTCGTACCAACGGTAAACATAATAACAACAGTTATTCTGTCACATTCGGCATAAGATGCACCTATGATGAATGCTCCTGGTCCGAGCGAGGCAATGGTAGTACCCAATTTACGTACATTAGTACGTGACATTAGGCCTTTCGTGATCATCCAGTCAGCCAAACAAGATGTCACTACACTACAAATCCACATAGTTAAATAGGGTAATGCGGAGAGTAATCCATTGTCTTTGATTGAATACTTGAGTACGCTGCTCATATATTTCGGAAGGTCATTGACCAAGGTGAAAAAGCCCCAATCATGACCAACTTGTGCTGCTATTAGTGCCCAAAGTGGTACAGATTTAAGAAGGTGTCTCCATGGAACCGAAGGTGGTTTTTTATGCGTATGCGCGTGCATCCTTTCTTGTAGAAAATTTCGTTCTCTCTCAGATATAAATGGATGCGTGTCTGGATTATTGAAACACGTTACCAGCCATATCAAAAACCAAAGAATTCCGACACTACCGAATACGTAAAACACAGCCGGCCATCCTATCGCCGAGTAATGAATAATGAGACCGGACAAAGAGTTGGCAAATACCGTGCCGAGTTGAGCACCGGCGAATACCAACGAACCGATCATGGACCTTTCCTCCGGTGGTGTCCATTGGGCGAGCATTGCGTTTAACGCCGGAAACGTTGTTCCTTCGCAAAGGCCCATTAACACGCGCACGGTGATTAGACCTATTGCTTCTCCATATTCTACGACGAGCGGTGTAATTAGCGTGAAAACGCCGGTCGCCAATATACCCAAACCGAGGGAATATTTCCCACCGAATTTTTCAGACAACATCCCTCCAGGTAGATGTGTTATCACATAGCCCACGTAAAACGACGACAAGATAATACCCTGAACGAGAAAGATTAAAAAGTGTATTACAAGTACATATAGGAATACATATGTACCGTAAGGTACAATTCGTAATTACaatgttttttctttcgatatcgTAAGTATGTATcattcatatatacatacacatatacactgCCTGCCGTAAGTATCAGAAATCTAAagtatttgtttaatttattggAAAGCTCCAGAATATCttaatttacttaatattttacgttataaggcacaTCTGATGCAAATGAAATAACAgatttaaaataacaatttagCGCGCATACCACAATGATTATCTCAAAAAACACCTTGCTAATAAGCCTAGAGTACTGAAACCTCTAGCAAAAGTAAGAATAACATGTGCATTGTTTTTACCAAAGAAGTAGTAGCTAATAACCTTGACAGTTGAatgcgattaaaaaaaaaaggaatataatTAGAAACTAAAAGCAGTGAAAAGCAttcaatttgtattaaatatcaacAGGTGTCTGTCTACTTATACGTATGACAGGCAGTGTACATACGCACGTATGCGCGTGTGTTTTTACCTGCATCGTCTCACTCCACTCATACCGTTTTGCGTACGATTGCGTGCCATTGTTACCCCCTTTCCCACTCTCATTCCTGACCGGGCAAGTATTGTCATAGAAGTGTGCCGTATTCTCATGCATCGGAATTACCATCTCGGTAATCGTAATCGACAAGCAGACTCTCATTGCGTAAGCGTTAAAGAGCGCCAAAAAACCCATTATTGCGAATATCCATCGTTGCGGTATTCTTCCACCTGTGTGCATGTAAACATATCTCTTATTGGTAATAGCGTCGATAAATAAACGCACGCTGTCATGTCGCAAAGAAGAAAGCCCGAGGTTAACAGCGCGGAAGGAATGACGATTAGCAGCGGAGCCTTTCCCCTATTGGCAGCTGTCTAACGAACCGTACAAACTTATCTAGGTAAAGGTCAGATTCCTTGCACGTATCACTGACTTCGGCATAGCGCATAATTTCGATTTCGAGTTGTGCTTATTGAAAAGGTAAACGGCAAACGTTGAACTAACAAGGAGTAGAAGAGAAGAatggaagaagaggaaagagcGAGCgggagagagaaattcgaaaacgaACATATCCTTGAAACAAAAGGTCATACTCCGATATTTAGCGATTCCGGTAACGATAATTCGTGATCTgtttttaattatgtaattatgaTCTGGAGGGACTAAAGTTACAGACGACATGTTTTACAAATAGAGGAATTGAAATTCCATTCGCGGTTATCTGTTATTAGCATATCATGTATCAAAATGTAAAtgtcgagaaagaaaaaagaattgaaacATAACCAGGAAATAATAGGCGGATAAATTCTATCACCGGTCAGATTAGAACTCTAAccaaaagattaataaaaagcTGGGTGACAAGATGATGAtaaagaatatttgtatattgcagCAATATATCGAGACCTATGAGAAGAGTGCTACTTGTATAGTTACGTACACGCTATCTATATCGTTTTCCTTACTTATAATGTTCTATCTAACATTTCTTCATTTTCCAAGATGTGTTCAAATATCTGAAGTTCCCCGTATTTTTTTTACCTTCTAAATAAAGTTACATTATACAGACTGTAACGAAATAAtgactaaatattttaaaaagagaaacaaaaacggtgcaaagaaaataatatataacacttCAGTTCCTTTCATTTTCGAAATGGTAAATAgaacattttaaattaaagaGGATAGTAtgaatatctatatctatatacgtatacaataAACTGTATTCTATCTATGTCACAATATCAGAATGTTAAAcgaatttttccttattttctggTATTTACCATTATTCAAGCATTATTGACATCTTCATAtcgtaaatttttctatttgtagCTTTCAGTTTCACATCAAGTAACTATATGTATTAAATCAAAAGGAAAAGTCACATTTTTTTTAGATGATAACGAATTATGTGCAattgacaaaaataaaaaaaaaatttgaaagaatataTATGCGATAAGTCATTAATGATCACTCATTATTGATCCATGATACAATCAAACGATCGCATAAATTTTTGTTACTCGGctttttgtttaaatatcaCCAGACGCAGCATCAACGAGTTTATCTTATCTGACACGATATAAGGAAAATCCAAACATAAGAGGCCAAAAACTACCAATAATGATCATATCGGCAGACAGAATCGTTGATTCGCCGTAAAGATAACGAGAAAGCGATTGTCGGCTTATTTCGTAGATACAAATGATCTTAATTGCTATAATTCTGTCTTATATGCGGAATTAGTTATTTTCCTTACTTCGGTCAACCTTCTCCAGCTGCCGTTCTACATAGAACCAGTCAATGTTATATAAAATCTCCCTTTAATTGGAACATGGTATTTTTCGTACTTTTCATCTTTATTTTCACGTCACATTCAAAAACTTTATTCATGAATTTTTTTAGTTCTTTTCCGGTCAACACTTTACACGTTACGTTACATTGCTTCGTTCTTCTTTTGAAGGCAAAGCAAtcgttttttttaatgttttttttgTACCATGCGCAAAAGAATTCAAAGAATTctcgataaaaattcaaatacatCACCTAGTTACAGATTACCTAAGATAACGACAGACTATTATTACTGATTTCATCACTCATCTAATACTACAGATCACGGAACTTCTCGTAATGTTTCTTTAAACAACGTTGACATTTTTCTgcgtaaaaattatttgattaagCAATAACTACCATAAATGTAAGAAATCTGCATCGATAGGTATGTAATGATATG from Bombus terrestris chromosome 14, iyBomTerr1.2, whole genome shotgun sequence includes:
- the LOC100647822 gene encoding putative inorganic phosphate cotransporter produces the protein MLSACKICCGRIPQRWIFAIMGFLALFNAYAMRVCLSITITEMVIPMHENTAHFYDNTCPVRNESGKGGNNGTQSYAKRYEWSETMQGIILSSFYVGYVITHLPGGMLSEKFGGKYSLGLGILATGVFTLITPLVVEYGEAIGLITVRVLMGLCEGTTFPALNAMLAQWTPPEERSMIGSLVFAGAQLGTVFANSLSGLIIHYSAIGWPAVFYVFGSVGILWFLIWLVTCFNNPDTHPFISERERNFLQERMHAHTHKKPPSVPWRHLLKSVPLWALIAAQVGHDWGFFTLVNDLPKYMSSVLKYSIKDNGLLSALPYLTMWICSVVTSCLADWMITKGLMSRTNVRKLGTTIASLGPGAFIIGASYAECDRITVVIMFTVGTTLMGTFYPGMKVNALDLSPNYSGTLMALVNGIGAFTGILTPYIVSELTPNQTLAQWRLVFWIVFVVFVLTNLIFVLYASGEVQYWNDPEFVRREREERRMKIANEKGEIGKPKERLKIFST